Part of the Oncorhynchus kisutch isolate 150728-3 linkage group LG2, Okis_V2, whole genome shotgun sequence genome, gccgtcagcctgcatggagcagccagagccgtcagcctgcatggagcagccagagccgtcagcctgcatggagcagccagagccgtcagcctgcatggagcagccagagccgtcaggctgcatggagcagccagagcagtcagcctgcatggagcagccagagcagtcagcctgcatggagcagccagagccgtcagcctgcatggagcagccagagctgtcagcctgcatggaacagcctgagctgtcagtctgcatggagcagcctgcgatgtcagtctgcatggagcagcctgagctgtcaatctgcatagagctgtcagtctgcatggagcagcctgagctgtcagtctgcatggagcagcctgagctgtcagtttgcatggagcagccagagctgtcagtctgcatagagctgccagtctgcatggagcagccagagctgccagtttgcatggagcagccagatctgccagtcaaccagattcttccagatctgccagtcaaccagattcttccagatctgccagtcagccatgatcttgcagatctgccagtcaaccagattcttccagatctgccagtcaaccagactcttccagatccgccagccaggcaggatctgccggagccaactacctgcctgagcttcatctcagtactgggcttcctctcagtactgggcttcctctcagtactgggcttcccctcagtcccgggcttcccctcagtcccgggcttcccctcagtcccgggatgcccctcagtcccgggctgcccctcagtcccgagctgcccctcagtcccgagctgcccctcagtcccgagctgcccctcagtcccgagcttcccctcagtcccgagctgcctcagtcccgagctgcccctcagccacgagctgcccctcagtccagtggggttctgggtgaggactattaggccatggtcggcggcgagggtggattatcccaggacgcgaaggggaggaactatgacattaatggagtggggtccacgtcccgagccggagccgccaccatggacagacgcccacccggaccctccctatggttttgaggtgcgtccgggagtccgcaccttggggggggggggggggggggccagggtgtgacatgggcttattgtgttgtcgtattgttttttttgtaggaattgggattgtggctgattaggggtgtgtctaggataggcttggctgcctgaggcggttctcaatcagagtcaggtgattctcgtggtctttgattgggaatcatatttaggtagccggggtttcactgtgtattttgtgggtgattgttcctgtctttgtgttagttagcaccagacaggctgtataggttttcacgtttcgtttgttgttttgtaatttaagttatttcatgtatccttcattaaagaacatgagtaaccaccacgccgcattttggtccgctcctctttcaacagacgaacgccgttacaatatgtagcctaataaactccATGCTTGACAGAGTcaagtgggaggaccacacaacatattaTATCAACATTTGTTcttgtataatttattttatcTACACAAAAAGAACCCACCTTATCTAGCGTATTTTATTTTGTCAACATTTGGAAATTTTACTGGCAAATGTGCTGTTTCCACCAGGCCTCTTTTAGGCCTACTTTACTCACATATAATGtaggatggaaacctggtttagTCTCAGCTAAACTGGCGTGGTAATTATTAATTGAGGTCTCTACTAaccaaatatgttttgtttttgagTGACATTTTTGAGGGACACGGTCTGCTGCATGGCTTTTTACTCTGCCCAATGCCCCAAtgcaatacactgtatataggctactgtatagaACAGGCCTACATATTGGGTTGTAGAGAAAAAAACGTACAACCTGTCTCAGCTAAAGTGTCTTTAGCTGGCCCCTGTGCCCTATGCCTCTGTCATAGAAATAGATAGAATATATTGGTCGAATTAATAATAGAATGTATGATTTCTTTGATTATTCTTTGTTGATTTTTAAAGAAGAGCCTTCATCTCTGAGTTGCCATGGAGATTCCTCTAGGAATTTGCCGCCCAGGACGGCATTCTGGGATTACTGGGTCTCCCCAAACTATCATGGCGTCCTGTGAAGATGGCGACTACCATTAAACAGGCGTTGCTGGATTTCCTAACTATTTAAATTCAAGGAATTGGAGAcataggtaaaaaaaaataacacaaaaaaaggtGTGCATATGTGTTATAGCGCAAGCATCGGTTGTCTGTATTACGTATTGTTGGTTTTGTGCGACGAGTTAAGTAATCTGCAAACTGTTAGCAAGCTAGTCGAATGAATGAGGCCGCGGGTGCTGATACGGCGTGTCTTTGTTAGATAACACGTCGtggataactagctagctaccttagTCATTTTAAAGTTCACAAGTTTTAAAAATTGTTACGCTTAAGACTTAACTTTTTTTGGACCATTGGGTGGGATTAAAAACGACACAATCCTCTCCTTGAtaactagctagcattagcgTGCCACGTTAGCTAACTATACgccaactagctaacgttagtgctAGCGGGGTAACGTTACTTTACTTAGCTACTTTGGTTGCTATGTAGCTGCCCAGCAAAGTACCTTTCTAACTCTTAGCAAGTGTTCAGCACAGTTGTTTTTATCTAACGTTACAGAGCAAATGTTGTTGCCAGTTGAGATGAACGATTACAAAAAGGTTGCATGTAAGTGGGTCATTGGTTATGTAATACTGCTGCAGTGTTTCTTTTTGTTGTGTGCCCAGACTCAGTGTAACCAAGAGGACATTCATGGCTGTTTGTTTAACGGTAGTAATGTAATTAATTTGTATTGTCTTGATATTCTGAAACTGGCAGGGGTTATTCATTAGTCAGATtcagttgcaaaacgttttgcaatggaaaCCGTTTATTATAGAAAGTAGGAACCACAGAAAAGGgaagggacctacctgaatttgtacAATAGAAACACAGATTTTCGTTACAAAAGGTTTCAGTTCAGAGAAGACCTATAAACGGTTTTGCAACAGATGGAACATTTAACAACGGAATCTGACTAATCAACACATCCCTGTTGAGTGCCCTGGAGTAACTACTTTTTTTCCTTATAGAGTGAGAGACGAGGGCCAGGAGAACAGTGCTAGTGGCCAGAGGTTTTCAGGCCATCACTCACCCCCCACACAGAGCTGATAAAATGGAGTGTGCAATGGACACTCGGCAAGGTGTGTTATCAAGATTTACTATAGAAATATGCCTGTAATACGATGGAtggttatcctcacagagggttATACCTAAATACAGGAAATTCATGACCAAAACAAACAATTTTACTTGGCAATGCTTCTTAAATTCTCATTTGGAAAGCACCGGTGTCTTATAAACGCCTGTTTCTAGTTGCTGGTGGAACTCCAATAATTAGGAAATATTCAGAAGTATATTAAATCCACGTTTTGTACCAAGTGAGAGATGCTTCTTGTGTGTGTGACGTAGATCTTTGTTTGGGTTGTTGTGTGTGCTGTCACCTATTTATACACATGGCCACGTCTTTTAGAAATAACTAGTTCCAGTTTAGATGTTGGGAAATGTGATATGTCTGGCAGCTAAAATGACGAGGTATCGCCTCACTCAGTACAAAAGGTGGATTTAATATCTTTCTGAATATTCTCTGGTTCTGAGTTTCACCAGCAACTGGAAACAGACACCCATGCCCAGACATGCTCAAACTTTGGTGGCTAGTAAGTGTTTTTCAGACCTCCCGCTTGCTTTGGGCTTCATGTGTAAATgtgcagtatatacagtaccagtcaaaagtttggacacacctactcattctagggtttttctttatttcactatttcctacattgtaaaataatagtgaagacatcagaactatgaaataacacatatggaatcatgtagtaaccaaaaaagtgttaaacaaccatctcaattgggttgaggtctggtgattgtgaaggccaggtcatctcatgcagcactccatcactctttttttggtaaaatagcccttacacagcctggaggtgtgttgggacattgtcctgttgaaaaacaaatgatagtcccactaagcgcaaagcaGATGGGACGGTGAatttctgcagaatgctgtggtagccatgctggttaagtgtaccttgaattcgaaataaatcacacactgtcaccagcaaagcaccatcacaccaccacctccatgcttcacagtgtaACTACACATAAAGAGATCATCCATTtagtctcacaaagacagaggATTtaacccaaaatctcaaattaaGACTAACGGTCCTCATGAGCGCCAGTTTCataatagcgcttgatggtttttgcgactgcacttgaagaaactttcaaagttcctgaaatgtttgactaaccttcatgtcttaaagtaatgatggattgtcatttatctttgcttatttgagctgttcttgccataataaggacatggtattttaccaaataaggctatcttctgtataccacccataccatgtcacaacacaactgattggctcaaatgcattaagaaggaaagaaattgcacaaattaacttttaacaaaggCACACCTGTAACCTCTTACAGctccccccctactttgtgcaatttccgcctgaagacatacccaaatctaacagcctgtagctcaggcacagaaccaagggtatgcatattcttgataccattggaaagaaaacactctgaagtttgtgtacatgtgaattgaatgtaggagaatataacacaatagatctggtttagatacaaaaataaaaaacgtatgttttttttcattgttctatcatctttaaaatgaacaagataggATGATgcggacaatttcagtgaaaaatataagagggcaacagtacttgtgcaaagtttcagaatgataacttctaaaatgagtgtgctacatgacatttatcatgaagtcacccaggtgtcccacacaagtaacccaaatgtacccaagtggccaaattggtgaaggtatacattttaaaacaaataactatatacaaaataccaaaatggtattctaacaccccccccccccccatttataaAATAACatgtaactatttacacactttcaatatttggaagaccctcggtcctctatcaaatcaatttatatagccccagcctaaaaccccaaacagcaagcaatgcaggtgtagaagcacggtggctgggaaaaactcactagaaaggcaaaaacctaggaagaaacctagagaggaaccaggctatgaggggtggccagtcctcttctggctgtgccgggtggagatcacagtggttgtagagggtgcaacaggacagcacctcgagTTAAAATGAACAGTtaagggttccatagccgcaggcagaacagttgaaactggaacaccggcaagtcatcatgccaggtagtcctgactcatggtcctagggctcaggtcctccgagagagagaattagagagagcatacttaaattaacacagaacaccggataagactcccattcggagtcagtgtcactgtgaaagaaaatgttcagttagaatagtttcacatatgagccctgtatcaacaggtataataaacagatatatatagagagttgaaggtcaaataggctatttcatgtgggttggggtggggcggcagacacacgcatctcacatttcatgacattacatgtttatatattgcttctaaaatgtaaaaaaaaaatcacaaataatattttatattattaatttcaaacaagggcattagcatgatttTAAATTtttcttttacctttatttaactaggcaagtcagttaagaacaaattcttattttcaatgacggcctaggaacagtgggttaactgcctgttcaagggcagaacgacagatttgtaccttgtcagctcgggggtttgaacttgcaaccttccggttactagtccaacgcgctaaccactaggctaccctgccgcccctaaatgataagaacttaccagtccaaaacgatgtcctctcccgttcaaaaaatattcctccacaatcgctaaatgaatcgtcctacaagagtctctgtctcaccttcccaatcaatttattctaaaattgtgtgtacatctgtatatctagacttagatttagctttccctgacttagtcgccataatgattgatatataaaaaGCTGAATctgctgttcaaatcaaattttatttgtcacatacacatggttagcagatgttaatgcgagtgtagcgaaatgcttgtgcttctagttccgacaatgcagtaataaccaacaagtaatctaactaacaattccaaaactactgtcttatacacagtgtaaggggataaagaatatgtacataaggatatatgaatgagtgatggtacagagcagcatgggcaagatacagtagatggtatcgagtacagtatatacatatgagatgagtatgtaaacaaagtggcatagttaaagtggctagtgatacatgtattacataaggatacagtcgatgatatagagtacagtatatacgtatgcatatgagatgaataatgtagggtaagtaacattatataaggtagcattgtttaaagtggctagtgatatatttacataatttcccatcaattcccattattaaagtggctggagttgagtcagtgtcagtgtgttggcagcagccactcaatgttagtggtggctgtttaacagtctgatggccttgagatagaagctgtttttcagtctctcggtcccagctttgatgcacctgtactgacctcgccttctggatgatagtggggtgaacaggcagtggctcgggtggttgatgtccttgatgatctttatggccttcctgtaacatcgggtggtgtaggtgtcctggagggcaggtagtttgcccccggtgatgcgttgttcACCAAACAATGCAGTGCGTTTACGTgtttctccttccggtatgaaacttcaatagcgaatgactcaCTTTATgctggagcttactacatgggttggtcttgcaacacataaacatggcgtattgccgtttagctcagctcattggctatctacccagctagatttcaagacgatcagtggtcattgggttaaaagacagtcaatcaacgaaacagcgggcaaatcattggtgcacaatgatgtcatgacttgttgtcttcaaatcggtttctttcagtcaatacatcctgcgaaatggcccatcatgtttgattgtgttacaaacaaaccagttgattgcagtgaaaccaaacatgactggaaaagtcacgttctgtgtgggttatttacctggaatgtgtcatcgaaaatggaatgagacggaattcacgacacaagcgcttcacaaaatgtttcgtgttaggctataaaaacggattttTATCAAACAAaggatcattcattgtgtaacaatgagcattggaattgcaaacagacaaagattgtcaaaggtaaacaatttattttaatgcagttgtgattatgttacgcctgtgctggtaaaaaaatttttttttaatggggctctatgctcagataatcgcatcgtattcttttgcagtaaatgcttttttaaatctgacaacgcagttggattagcaagattctaggctttcgatacatgtgagacacttgtattttcatgaatgtttaagatgactatttatgtagcgatcaccgtatgttgtggaatttcagcccgctagcgggttccgtgcgcagggaggttaattgaaatgcattccaggctacctcatgaatctggttgagagaatgccaagagtgtgcaaagctgtcattaaggcaaactgtggctactttgaagaatctaaaatatatttggatttgtttaacacttttttggttactacatgattcaatatgtgttcatagtttttatgtcttcgcTATTTATGTTGCACATCTTTTAGAATTTTGAACAACGTTACCTGACACTCTTGTCCCTGCTCCCCTTTTTTCTTCTGCTGCTTTGGCTGGAAATATTTCAAACTCACCtgaggcatttaaaaaaattgaagACAGATAAATGTAGCTGTCTGGCTTGCACTTTATACAGTTCCaaacaaactagctagctaacttgctagACTAGTAACTCTAGTTAATCATGTTTCTATCATCAACATACTTTTGGATATCTGTTAGCTAATTCCCATTACAATTGTGGCACCAATATTATAGAACTAAATTATGTTAGTTTTTAGGTTATATCTATCTTATGTAGTTAACTAGTTGGCTAGCTAAAATTAGTCAAACAACCTAACTTACCTTTCTTGCAGTTTCTCATGCAGGATCACTCTGAGGGGATTCAAGTGAATTGTGTTTCAAGCCGCAGGGCTTCTGTATTGCGCACTGCTCACTCGTATACTGGTCCCTGGTTTCTCGCACAGGTGTATTCTGAAGTGATTCAAGTGAATTGTGTTTCGCGCCATAGAGCGTCTGTATCGAGCATGGGCCACTCGTGCACGTGTCACTGGCACGGGTGTTTCTTGAATTGTAGGCTGCCTGCCACAGCTCACAGAGCTAAATAACCTTCAGAACTGTGTTGAAcccagacagattatttttttACCAAGAAAAGTGAATGTGCTTTACAGAACTATATTGAAACTATGTTTGGTATTTATTTTGGTGTGGTGGAAATTATTCTGCCGTGGAGCAGTGCAACACTTAAGTGAACCTAGAGGAAACCCTGCCCCAAGTAAATGTTTGTTGAAAGTTTCTTTGCCGTGCTTTCGGTAGACTATCATCTCGACCTCAAGATAGCTATAGCTATGCCGCTGGAGGTTCGAGCTGTATTGGCTAGATCCTGAAATGccaatgacacacacaccagaggttGCCAATTCTCTTCCTAGCCACCTTTCGTTAGGATTGTATGTCCCATGTTGCTGATGAAATTCACCAAACTCGTAATTTATCCAGACAAAGAAATGTGATTGGTTAATCTGTAAATAAGGAATATGATTGGTTAATCTGTGCAGGTGGGGACGAGGCAGCAGAGTGTGAACACACTCTAGAGGAAACGTCTGCAAAAGAAGGAAGTGAGATGCTGCACAAGAAGAACAAGAAGCACAAAAAACACAAGggcaaaaagaagaagaagaaacgtGGCAAGGGAGAGCGGGAGACCAGCTCAGAGTCGGTCCCAGAGTCCGACGTAGAGAAGCCACCAGTCAGAACCAGAGCAGGGTGAGGCTCCTCCCATTAGACCCAGAACATTGTTTGACTCCTCCCGTTAGAACCACAACAATGAGGAAGTTAGATTAAGCTTAACTGCTGTGCACGTGCTTAACCTatgtcacttttgttttgagaaGACTTCGCCGTCAGCCAAAGCAGGGCATCTGGCTCACACCCGGAAGGCAGCGCAGTTCCAAAACGAATGCAATTACTTTTCACCCGGCATACTCCTCCCACCAGAGCAACATGGGCCAAATAATTGAATGCACTCACTGCTAGACTCTGTCCATTACACCCAGACCTGTGCTGTGCCTGGTCACCTCTAGATGGTTTCCTCACTGGAATATAGGAGACAAAGCAGCAGAAATGTTGCACTAATCAGCCAACAGGCTCTTGTTTGTCTTTATACTACTGGGACGATTGTGAATATTTGCTGTAATAACAAAtgttttctttgttgtttttagtTTGAGGAGTGCTGGCCTTGTGGCTTCTGATGCAGCAGCAGGCACAAAAGATGAGGCAACAAAGGGCTTGATCACAGGTAAGGAGTGTGGCTCTGGGTTCGGGTGTAGGAAATTAACAGATGCTAAAGTTATTTGTTGCTAATGCCTGTGTACCGGTCCAAGCAGATAAACCTGAGGTATGTGATGTTAAAGCCAGAAAACACAAAAGACATTTTGGgaaaaagaagaaaaagaggaggagaaaaggggaaGAGAAGCAGGAGAAGAACTCACCTTTACACTCCCCATCAGAGAGCGAATCTATGTCAGGGTCAGATTCTGAGTCTGAGGAGAAGCCAGCTGGCACGGATGTGCAAGCAGTTCCCATCCTGTCTAAGGCCAGACAAGAGGAAAGGGTGTCCTCCCTACGCCTAACTCTCGGCCAAAAAGAGGGATCTCTGAAAATGTGTCAAACCTTGGATGAGCAGTCTGCGGATGCACGAGGAAAGACAGAAGAGAAGGCGCCCCCTGCTGACAGGGAGGAACAGACCGTCTCCGTCATAAAGGCAGAAGATTCACGGAGCAACAGGTGCTTCAGTCACTCCCAGGAGCTTCCGGACATCATCCCCAAGCAAGGcggccagagagaggagacaaacgCAGGGCAGAGGTCAAAGGTGAATAACCATGCTCCCTCACGGTCAAGGTCACAGTCACTGACGGACACTAAAAGAGCCAGATCGAGTGTTAGTCATTCGACAAGCTCCAAGAGGTCCAGATCAAGCCGCAGTCGTTCACAAAGCCCCAAGCAATTGTCTGGTCTGCCTGTGTCTAGCAGGGGCAGGTCTCGATCCTTCTCAAAGAGCATGACTCCCAAGAGGAAGCAGTCCAAGTCCCTTAAAAGGACAGGACGTAAGTCCCATTCTCTGACTCCTAAGAGAGGACGcaagtccccctctctgtcccccaggaGAGGACGCAAGTCCCCTTCTCTGTCCCCCAGGAGAGGACGCAAGTCCCCTTCTCTGTCCCCCAGGAGAGGACGCAAGTCCCCTTCTCTGTCCCCCAGGAGAGGACGCAAGTCCCCTTCTCTGTCCCCCAGGAGAGGACGCAAGTCCCCTTCTCTGTCCCCCAGGAGAGGACGCAAGTCCCCTTCTCTGTCCCCCAGGAGAGGACGCAAGTCCCCTTCTCTGTCCCCCAGGAGAGGACGCAAGTCCCCTTCTCTGTCCCCCAGGAGAGGACGCAAGTCCCCTTCTCTGTCCCCCAGGAGAGGACGCAAGTCCCCTTCTCTGTCCCCCAGGAGAGGACGCAAGTCCCCTTCTCTGTCCCCCAGGAGAGGACGCAAGTCCCCTTCTCTGTCCCCCAGGAGAGGACGCAAGTCCCCTTCTCTGTCCCCCAGGAGGGGACGCAAGTCGTCTCCTCTTTCCCCCAGGAGGGGACGCAAGTCGTCTCCTCTGTCCCCCAGGAGGGGACGCAAGTCGTCTCCTCTGTCCCCCAGGAGGGGACGCAAGTCGTCTCCTCTGTCCCCCAGGAGGGGACGCAAGTCGTCTCCTCTGTCCCCCAGGAGGGGGCGCAAgtcttctcctctgtcccccaggAGAGAACGCAAGTCCCCCAAGAGAGGACGCAAGTCCCCTTCTCTGTCCCCCAGGAGGGGACGCAAGTCGTCTCCTCTGTCCCCCAGGAGGGGACGCAAACTGTCTCCAAGACGAGGGCGGCGGTCTGAGTCCAGGCCTCGTGGTCGTGTCAGGAGGTCGAGGACCAGAACCCCTCGCCCTCGTCGTGGTAGACCCTCGAGGTCCCGCTCGCCTGTGAGGCTGACTCGCCGCTCACGTTCCAAATCTAGACGGCTCCGTCATTCCCGGTCCCTGAGAAGAGGCCGGCGCTCCAAAAGCAGCTCCCCGTCTCACAGGAAGAGGTCCCCCCCCAGGACACGACGGTCCCGGTCTCCGGTCAGGAAAGGCAAGCGTACTCGGTCCCGCTCTGTCGTGATCCTGAAGAGGAACAGGAAAGGCTCACTGTCCAAATCCCCAACAGGCAAGAACACCAAGTCCCGCTCCAGGAGCTGCAGGAAATCCAGTTCACCAGTACAGAAAATACTTTCTAGATCACCAAAGCGGAGCAGGACAAAGTCCAGATCCCCAATACGCAGTAAACCATCAAGATCACCATCCCCATGTAACAGGTCCTGTACTCCTAAATCCAAATCGCTGAAAAGAAACAAGTGTTCACTGTCAAAATCGCCCAAAAGAGACATATCGGAATCTAGGTCTGTCTTAAGCGATAGGCAATCTGAGAGCGTATCCCCAGAACGCTCAAGATCCAGGTCTACTGACCTGAAGTCTCTGAAATCAGTCAAACATACTGCAGACAAGACTGTGAATGACAAGCCTGCAGACACGCCTGTTGGGGAGGCTGTAGCAACAGCTGCAACAGGGCCCTGGAAGCCCCTCCCTTGGGCTGCACCCTCCAGTTCTATCATACAGGGCAAGCCAGTGGCTGGGCAGGGTGACGAGAGCATTTCTGAGATTCCATCTGAAGACCACGACTCCGCAGCAGAAGAGCCAAAGGGAGCAAGAAGCCCAACAAGCTCCTCTGAAGAAGAGCCAGATGAGCATGCTATCTCCAGGTCTGTGTCACCAGAGACCGTTTGTGCTGATCGTCGCTACAGGGCATCATCTTCTAAATCCTCCACCAAGAAGGCATCATCCTCGAAACAACGTCAGTCCTCAAAATCAGCATCACCTGCCAGAAAGTCCCACTCACCTGCCGGCAGAAAGACGTCCACCTCTCCCTCACGGAGGTGCTCCCGGTCTAagtctacctctccctctcagtccaaGTCTACCTCCAGAAGGAGGCGTTCCAAGTCCCCATCCAGGAAAAGGAAGTCTGTCTCCCCGCCTGCCAGACGGAAGAAGAGgtccaagtccagaagtcctgtcTGGCGCAGGAGATCACGCTCTAAGTCACCGGCACGGCGCAGGAAGTCACATTCCAGGACCAAGCACTCAAAGTCCCGCTCCCCGGCCAGAAGGAAGAGGTCCAAATCCACAGACAGGCGCAAACGCCTCAAGTCTCGTTCTCCAGGCCGGAGGAGAAGGTCCGTGTCGCGACGGCGCCGGCCCATCATGCGAAATCGCTCATTTGACCGCCGCGACCGATGGAAACGGGAACCAAGCCATTCACCCATCCTCATCCTCCGCAAGCGCCGGTCCACATCTCGAACCCGCCGCAGTGCCAGCAAGACCCCTCCTCGTCTCACTGAGCTGGGTAAGACTACAAGTATGGAGTTCTTTGGAACCCTCTTCCCGACAGCTAAAGCTACGAAGCTTCTGCGCATGTGCAGGATTCTCTATTTTACACACAATCTGTGCTCTACTTGT contains:
- the LOC109868826 gene encoding serine/arginine repetitive matrix protein 1 isoform X2 — encoded protein: MECAMDTRQGGDEAAECEHTLEETSAKEGSEMLHKKNKKHKKHKGKKKKKKRGKGERETSSESVPESDVEKPPVRTRAGLRSAGLVASDAAAGTKDEATKGLITDKPEVCDVKARKHKRHFGKKKKKRRRKGEEKQEKNSPLHSPSESESMSGSDSESEEKPAGTDVQAVPILSKARQEERVSSLRLTLGQKEGSLKMCQTLDEQSADARGKTEEKAPPADREEQTVSVIKAEDSRSNRCFSHSQELPDIIPKQGGQREETNAGQRSKVNNHAPSRSRSQSLTDTKRARSSVSHSTSSKRSRSSRSRSQSPKQLSGLPVSSRGRSRSFSKSMTPKRKQSKSLKRTGRKSHSLTPKRGRKSPSLSPRRGRKSPSLSPRRGRKSPSLSPRRGRKSPSLSPRRGRKSPSLSPRRGRKSPSLSPRRGRKSPSLSPRRGRKSPSLSPRRGRKSPSLSPRRGRKSPSLSPRRGRKSPSLSPRRGRKSPSLSPRRGRKSPSLSPRRGRKSPSLSPRRGRKSSPLSPRRGRKSSPLSPRRGRKSSPLSPRRGRKSSPLSPRRGRKSSPLSPRRGRKSSPLSPRRERKSPKRGRKSPSLSPRRGRKSSPLSPRRGRKLSPRRGRRSESRPRGRVRRSRTRTPRPRRGRPSRSRSPVRLTRRSRSKSRRLRHSRSLRRGRRSKSSSPSHRKRSPPRTRRSRSPVRKGKRTRSRSVVILKRNRKGSLSKSPTGKNTKSRSRSCRKSSSPVQKILSRSPKRSRTKSRSPIRSKPSRSPSPCNRSCTPKSKSLKRNKCSLSKSPKRDISESRSVLSDRQSESVSPERSRSRSTDLKSLKSVKHTADKTVNDKPADTPVGEAVATAATGPWKPLPWAAPSSSIIQGKPVAGQGDESISEIPSEDHDSAAEEPKGARSPTSSSEEEPDEHAISRSVSPETVCADRRYRASSSKSSTKKASSSKQRQSSKSASPARKSHSPAGRKTSTSPSRRCSRSKSTSPSQSKSTSRRRRSKSPSRKRKSVSPPARRKKRSKSRSPVWRRRSRSKSPARRRKSHSRTKHSKSRSPARRKRSKSTDRRKRLKSRSPGRRRRSVSRRRRPIMRNRSFDRRDRWKREPSHSPILILRKRRSTSRTRRSASKTPPRLTELDKDQLLEIAKANAAAMCAKAGVPIPESLRPKAILQLPLPNPAPTPLNLPLPLPLPLNMPGMGMPNMNMPNMNMPNMNMPNINMSNMAMSAAMASMKAATMTAALTNMAQMSNMPQMAPLPTITNKPPPSQAPQTTLPPLNLDHIEEVKRKVTQQANIYSIKELTEKCKMIAASKEEMAIAKPHVSDDEDEDRKPCGKSLS